The following coding sequences are from one Granulicella arctica window:
- a CDS encoding DUF2199 domain-containing protein codes for MSFECRICKERHELPLSYSVKVPMAVGSIPQEELEQRVVVTPEQCVIDGKDFYLRGRIPVPVEGLEEPFIWGVWAEVSPKNFIRTNELWNVEGRENEPPFPAWLQTEIFPYGDTMNLEVRVHTQRVGRRPHFEIVDEDHPLAIEQRNGILMERVQEIAETILHREELRGRGMLGE; via the coding sequence ATGAGTTTTGAGTGCAGAATATGTAAGGAACGGCATGAGTTGCCGTTGAGTTACAGCGTCAAAGTGCCGATGGCCGTGGGGAGCATTCCGCAAGAGGAGCTGGAGCAGCGCGTCGTGGTGACGCCGGAGCAGTGCGTGATTGACGGCAAGGACTTTTACCTGCGCGGCAGGATTCCAGTCCCGGTGGAAGGTTTGGAGGAGCCGTTTATCTGGGGCGTATGGGCCGAGGTCAGCCCGAAGAACTTCATCCGCACCAACGAGCTGTGGAACGTAGAAGGGCGCGAGAACGAGCCTCCGTTTCCGGCTTGGTTGCAGACGGAGATCTTTCCTTATGGCGATACGATGAACCTGGAGGTGCGTGTCCATACGCAGCGGGTGGGACGCCGTCCACACTTCGAGATTGTCGATGAAGATCACCCGTTGGCGATCGAGCAGAGGAACGGCATCCTGATGGAGCGTGTGCAGGAGATCGCTGAGACGATTCTGCATCGCGAGGAGTTACGAGGGCGCGGTATGTTGGGCGAATGA
- a CDS encoding glycosyltransferase: MPKYSIVVPFHNEEENVTTLYDRLKAVMEQVGDSFELVFVDDGSRDRTYRLLEEIAAVDSRVLVVKLRRNFGQTSALAAGFDHSQGEFILAMDGDLQHDPEEIPNFLAKLEEGYDVVSGWRVARVDSFVMRRIPSRAANWLMAKLSGVNIHDFGTTFKAYRREVIQNIPLYGEMHRFIPALASWYGATICEIPITIIEREHGKSHYGISRTFRVFFDLLTIRFLLKYMTRPLHFFGTIGALGMIAGAGMAVWLLLLKLVTSQNIMPLHGPLFVIAGVCILAGVQMMGIGLLGELQVRHFHTANHRAPYAIERILRLRSSEESLLQ; the protein is encoded by the coding sequence CCGTTCCACAACGAAGAAGAAAATGTCACCACCCTTTACGACCGCCTGAAAGCCGTCATGGAGCAGGTCGGCGATAGCTTCGAGCTCGTCTTCGTCGACGACGGTTCGCGCGACCGTACCTATCGCCTGCTGGAAGAGATAGCCGCAGTCGATAGCCGCGTGCTCGTCGTGAAGCTGCGCCGCAACTTTGGCCAGACCTCGGCGCTTGCCGCGGGGTTCGACCACTCGCAGGGCGAGTTCATTCTTGCGATGGACGGCGACCTGCAACACGACCCCGAAGAGATCCCCAACTTCCTCGCCAAGCTCGAAGAAGGCTACGACGTGGTGAGCGGCTGGCGCGTCGCTCGCGTCGACAGCTTCGTGATGCGCCGCATTCCATCCCGCGCAGCTAACTGGCTGATGGCCAAGCTCTCCGGCGTCAACATCCACGACTTCGGCACCACCTTCAAGGCCTACCGCCGCGAGGTTATCCAGAACATTCCGCTCTATGGCGAGATGCATCGCTTCATTCCTGCACTAGCCTCATGGTATGGCGCGACGATCTGCGAGATTCCCATCACCATCATCGAGCGTGAGCATGGGAAGAGCCACTATGGCATCTCCCGCACCTTCCGCGTCTTCTTCGATCTGCTGACCATCCGCTTCCTGCTGAAGTACATGACGCGCCCGCTGCACTTCTTCGGGACCATCGGCGCGCTCGGCATGATCGCCGGAGCGGGCATGGCCGTATGGCTGCTGCTGCTGAAGCTGGTGACCTCGCAAAACATCATGCCGTTGCACGGACCGCTCTTCGTCATCGCAGGGGTCTGCATTCTGGCCGGTGTGCAGATGATGGGCATCGGCCTGCTGGGCGAGTTGCAGGTACGTCACTTCCACACCGCTAACCACCGCGCTCCCTACGCGATCGAGCGCATCCTCCGTCTTCGCTCTTCGGAAGAGAGTCTGCTGCAGTAA
- a CDS encoding quinone oxidoreductase family protein: MRAIQITATGGPEVLVPHDLPQPVPSAGQALVRIEASGVNFIDVYLREGRYPSPLPFIPGQEAAGTVVAVGEGVTLVSVGDRVAWCNVPGTYAEFAAVPADRLVALPEGVSVEQGAAAMLQGITAHYLAYATYPIQKGDEVLIHAGAGGVGLLLTQMAHSLGARVFTTVSTEEKAALSREAGADVVINYTTHDFAVEIKKQSEGLHVVYDSVGKTTFEQSLSVLRRRGMMALYGASSGAVPPFDLIRLSTLGSLFVTRPTAKDYVVTRAELLQRAGDVLRSVADGTLKLRIAHTYPLAEAAQAHRDLEARKTTGKVLLTL; the protein is encoded by the coding sequence ATGCGTGCCATTCAAATTACCGCCACTGGCGGCCCCGAAGTCCTCGTCCCCCATGATCTCCCGCAACCCGTGCCCAGCGCCGGTCAGGCCCTCGTGCGGATCGAAGCATCCGGCGTTAACTTCATCGATGTCTACCTCCGCGAAGGCCGCTACCCATCGCCGCTTCCGTTCATCCCAGGCCAGGAGGCTGCGGGAACCGTCGTCGCCGTCGGTGAGGGCGTAACGCTTGTCAGCGTCGGCGACCGCGTAGCCTGGTGCAACGTCCCCGGCACCTACGCCGAGTTCGCCGCCGTCCCGGCCGATCGCCTCGTCGCACTCCCCGAAGGCGTGTCCGTGGAGCAGGGAGCCGCCGCGATGCTTCAGGGCATCACCGCGCACTATCTTGCCTATGCGACATACCCGATTCAAAAGGGAGACGAGGTTCTCATTCATGCCGGAGCCGGTGGTGTAGGGCTCCTGCTGACGCAGATGGCGCACTCTCTTGGAGCACGCGTTTTCACCACCGTCTCCACGGAAGAGAAGGCAGCGCTCTCTCGCGAAGCAGGCGCGGATGTCGTCATCAACTACACGACCCACGACTTCGCGGTTGAGATCAAAAAGCAGAGCGAAGGACTACACGTTGTCTATGACTCCGTCGGCAAGACCACCTTCGAGCAATCGCTGTCGGTCCTGCGTCGTCGCGGCATGATGGCGCTCTACGGAGCTTCAAGCGGCGCAGTCCCACCCTTCGACCTCATCCGGCTTTCAACATTGGGCTCGCTCTTCGTCACGCGCCCCACGGCCAAGGACTATGTCGTCACTCGAGCCGAGCTCTTGCAGCGTGCCGGAGATGTGCTCCGCAGCGTCGCCGACGGCACCCTGAAGCTGCGCATCGCGCACACCTATCCTTTGGCCGAAGCAGCACAGGCGCACCGCGATCTGGAGGCCCGCAAGACCACCGGCAAGGTGCTGCTTACGTTGTAA